Proteins from one Oscillatoria nigro-viridis PCC 7112 genomic window:
- a CDS encoding RNA-guided endonuclease InsQ/TnpB family protein, which produces MLNLTYEYKLIPTNAQRETFDLWLNICRKVYNFALRERKDWINSRKCDINSCSIKQEYIIPADAARPTFAGQCKTLALAKKSIPELKLPHTHVLQQVLRQLEAAFVARWDRGHGFPRFKKRMRSFVFPQLNLESVKRFNGIHWVNLPKIGSVKMHLSRPIPEGFEVKQIRVVKRASGYWAMLTLQCDVQVPQVSASGHGLGIDLGLEHFLATSDGELIDRPRFFVGGQRKLKSLQRQLKRKKKGSRKFRQLHHQIAKHHEYISNSRKDFHFKTAHHLCDGAETVFAEDLNLKAMSAGMLCKHTLDAGFGQFLNILSHICFKRGVYFAKVDAHGTSQTCPKCQTHTGKKELSERVHKCQTCGYETNRDVAAAQVVLQRGYTAVGHIAVNFGEGKLPE; this is translated from the coding sequence ATGTTGAATCTAACCTACGAGTACAAGCTCATTCCCACCAACGCGCAACGCGAAACATTCGACCTGTGGCTGAACATCTGTCGCAAGGTCTATAACTTTGCCCTGCGGGAACGGAAGGATTGGATCAATTCTCGCAAGTGTGATATCAACTCGTGCAGCATCAAACAGGAATACATCATCCCTGCCGATGCAGCGCGTCCAACCTTTGCGGGCCAATGCAAAACACTGGCATTGGCAAAGAAGTCAATCCCCGAATTGAAGCTCCCTCACACCCATGTCTTGCAGCAAGTGTTGCGCCAGTTAGAGGCGGCGTTTGTGGCCAGGTGGGATCGCGGACACGGCTTTCCTAGATTCAAAAAGCGGATGCGCTCATTTGTGTTTCCTCAATTGAATCTAGAATCTGTTAAGCGCTTTAATGGCATCCATTGGGTCAACTTGCCCAAGATTGGAAGCGTCAAAATGCACCTATCGCGCCCAATTCCTGAAGGCTTTGAGGTCAAGCAAATTCGCGTTGTGAAACGGGCATCTGGCTACTGGGCCATGCTCACTTTACAATGTGATGTCCAAGTGCCTCAAGTCTCGGCATCAGGGCATGGATTGGGGATTGATTTAGGGCTAGAACATTTTTTGGCAACGTCTGATGGTGAATTGATTGATAGACCTCGATTCTTTGTGGGTGGACAACGCAAGCTGAAATCGCTGCAACGTCAACTGAAACGGAAGAAGAAAGGCTCTAGGAAATTTCGTCAGCTTCACCATCAAATTGCCAAACACCACGAGTACATCTCGAATTCTCGGAAAGACTTTCACTTTAAGACCGCTCATCATTTGTGCGATGGAGCCGAGACCGTCTTTGCCGAGGACTTGAATCTCAAAGCCATGTCAGCCGGGATGCTGTGTAAGCACACCCTAGATGCGGGGTTTGGGCAGTTTCTCAACATTTTGAGTCATATCTGCTTTAAGCGAGGTGTGTACTTCGCCAAGGTAGATGCTCATGGTACTAGCCAGACCTGCCCCAAGTGCCAAACCCATACAGGTAAAAAGGAACTGTCTGAAAGGGTGCATAAATGTCAAACGTGTGGCTATGAAACGAATCGAGATGTTGCAGCCGCGCAAGTGGTTTTGCAACGTGGATATACAGCGGTGGGGCACATCGCAGTGAATTTTGGGGAGGGCAAGCTACCTGAGTAG